CTCTAAGGGGCCCCAACGGTTTGGACTTGAGTAGGTTGAAAAAGACATACAACCTTGGCAAGAACGACGCTCAGCAGAATATATGACCCACGCTCCTTTAGGCTCTTTAAATTCCGTGGGTGGCGTAGCTACCGAGATCAATGCAGTTAATTATGTCTCTCCTAGAAGTTGGTTATCAACTTCTCATTTTGTTCTAGGATTCTTCTTTTTTGTGGGCCATTTATGGCATGCAGGAAGAGCCCGAGCTGCTGCAGCAGGTTTTGAAAAGGGAATCGATCGTGATTTGGAACCTGTTCTTTACATGAACCCTCTTAACTAAGATTTTCTTATTTATACCTGTTCTACTTTTTTTCTTTTCTAGTTAGAGACCAGCGTCTTGGAGCTAATGTGGGATCCGCTCAAGGACCCACAGGTTTAGGTAAATATCTAATGCGTTCCCCAACTGGGGAGGTTATCTTTGGAGGGGAAACTATGCGTTTTTGGGACCTTCGTGCTCCATGGTTAGAACCTCTAAGGGGCCCCAACGGTTTGGACTTGAGTAGGTTGAAAAAAGACATACAACCTTGGCAAGAACGACGCTCAGCAGAATATATGACCCACGCTCCTTTAGGCTCTTTAAATTCCGTGGGTGGCGTAGCTACCGAGATCAATGCAGTTAATTATGTCTCTCCTAGAAGTTGGTTATCAACTTCTCATTTTGTTCTAGGATTCTTCTTTTTTGTGGGCCATTTATGGCATGCAGGAAGAGCCCGAGCTGCTGCAGCAGGTTTTGAAAAGGGAATCGATCGTGATTTGGAACCTGTTCTTTACATGAACCCTCTTAACTAAGATTTTCTTATTTATACCTGTTCTACTTATTTTCTGTTCTGGCTCGGTTATTCCATCTAGCCGAGCCATTCATTCCTTTTTATGAAAGAAAGATAAGGGAcagaaaaaaaaatgaaagaaacaaACGTATTCAATAAGCAAAAGGAGAGAGAGGGATTCGAACCCTCGATAGTTCCTAGAACTATACCGGTTTTCAAGACCGGAGCTATCAACCACTCAGCCATCTCTCCACAGCCTAATCCTTATTTTACTCCTACAAATAGAACATagccatataaaaaataaaaagattTATTAGCCTCTAGAAAGATATCAGATACAAGTTCCTTTTCGATATATCTCTGTATACTGTATACACGGATACAGGATCCGCTATACCCGCTTGTGAAATAAAGAGTAAATAATCTCTTCTCACCCCCATATCCAAATAAAAAAGCGGTTTAAGTAATAAATTTGAATTAAAGAGAAGAATCAATGGATTCATGATTAAACCCCTCCTACTTCTTGTATTTTTTTACAATTTTGGTTTAAGTGAGGGATCAAATATGTAGTCaactttatttgatggtagcttGGAGGATTAGAAATATGACTATTGCTTTCCAATTAGCTGTTTTTGCATTAATTGCGACTTCCTCAGTCTTAGTAATTAGTGTACCCCTTGTATTTGCTTCTCCTGATGGTTGGTCAAATAATAAAAATGTTGTATTTTCCGGTACATCATTATGGATTGGACTAGTCTTTCTCGTAGCTATTCTGAATTCTCTCATTTCTTAAATTAAATTTGGTTAATATTTATTAACCCCataaaaaagaaataataaaggCCATTTCTTCTAAAAAATTAGAATAGTGAGACGTATTAAAACGCAATTTGCGTTCCGAATTGCTAGCTCTTCTCTTTCAGTATTATGAAATTCCATTCCCATTAGAATATTCATTCACAgataataaaaaaaggaaaactctAATATAATAGAAAATGAAATGAAACGGTCGACCCAGACATAGAAGGTCGACCCAGGCGGATATACGCTATAAAATATATACCGTAGCGAGCGTAGTTCAATGGTAAAATATCTCCTTGCCAAGGAGAAGATACGGGTTCGATTCCCGCCGCTCGCCCGCTTAATTTATCAAAGTACTATGATAAAAAGTTTAGTCTAGTTAACTGTTTAACTACTTATATTAAATTAAGTATTAATTAGGTGTTAGTCTAGTGCCGTATCCCTTACTATATTACCCTTCCTTTGCATCCCACTCAAAAAAAGAGGGCGCTCCGGAGGCAGAAATAGAACTCGCCAACAGAGCTCCAAAAATTGGGTATTAACTGAGACAAACAACGGGCAAACTTTTTTAAAGGGAAGAGAGAGGTAGACTGTCCCTTtcgtttcatttttattttctgcagGGTAGGGAGAAGCCTTGCGCCTTCTTTTTTATAAGAACTGTTACTACTTTAAGATGGTCGGTCGATACGGTGTGACTATATGGATTGTGCTTATTTTTATAATAAGTGTTACTATTTTAAGATGACCGATTATTGTATGTAAATAGTGGACGTAAGAAATAAGATGGAAAGAAGCAAATTTATTGCCATCATGCATGTTGCATGTTACTAAACAGAGAAATATGTGTTGATACATCCATAATAGAGGCAATGTATTCTTATCGAAACGTGGCACGACTCTACTGCAATAAGACGAAAGAAACATAAATTATTATTGCTGGATTAAATCATCCTGGTTTAGCCTCTTACAGGGTTAGTGCCAGTGATGAAGTGGTAAAGTGGCATACCCGTGTGGCGACACACCGCACCTTGTTGTGGTTAACAGTGTATATTCTTGTATAATATATACTTAAACTTTTTCTAATGTGTTTTCTTATTTATTAATCTTGATAGAGGATGAAAAATAGTGCATGCGGCACTATGTCAAAATCCTGTACATGTCCACAAAAAGTCTTATTGCTAATCCTTTTGCTAATTGGTTGGTTGATACTTGTTTGTTTCATTTTTTGCATTATTGTGTCTGTAAAATAACATAAATTTTGAATGAGATATTTTTTTATGAACACAAAAATATTGTGGATGCTAAGGTGTTTGAAAAAAGAACATTTGATTGCATGAAGTAGCGGATACATGTTACACAAGGGAAGTACTTTTTTGTATCACATGCTAAGTTTGGGTTTGGTCGATTTCTGTGAATTTTCTATGTAATATATAAATTTTGATGTACATATTTTTCTGTTTTAATTAATAGTTATTTCAGTGGTGGCCGCACTTTGCTGGTACACCAGTGTGTTAATTTTTCTGTTTTGGGTAAACTTATATTTGTCTGCCTTCACTTTCAAAACCTGGTACCAGATCTTCATGCCTTTTTCACAAATTAGAAAAGGCAAAGGTATTATTTTCTGTTTCAATTTCTTAAAAAACTTTAGAAAAATCATGAACTTTAAAAAACTTTGTCAAGCTGCATTCTGTCGTGTGACATGGGTCTGTTTGCTGCTTTTGTCCCTGCATATGTTGGTTGAACGTGAATTTCAAAGCGACGTGAGGTGACTATATGGGGTGGCCACATGGTTATAGCATGGACAATTTTGATTTTTGTTCTTTTCCGTGCTACTGGTTAAGAGATTATATGGTTGTAGTGCAGTTTTagttcttcttttcttcttatttgCATGCGTACTAATGAAGAGATCTTTTCTCCGGCTGCTTTGCGTGGcggtttctttcttttttttctgcgCTCGCATGCATAGTGATAAAGggatcttttttcttttcttttcccaagCATCCTATATTCTCAAACAATACTACTATGCCACGTATACCATCATTCTCTCGCAGCAATTTTTAAGATTAACATTACCTCATTCAGTACAGACACTACACTTGACTCCTAGATTTATAGCGTAAAAAAACCATTTTTAACGTGTACATTAGCGTGAATTGCCAATGTCTGCATGTTACAGTTTTTTGTTGAGCACAAATACAACATGTGACCAATTAAGTAGTAGCTGGGCTACATGCCTTAGTTCGAGTGGGAAGCAACTTTTCGATGGACGCGGGCTTGTGTGGACTTAATCTTGGCCGCAGGTGGATTCCTGGAGATGAGCAAACGTCAAGTCGCTGTCCCCCCATGCTCTATTGCTAGTGATAGGTGGTAGGGGCCTTAGGCGTATCACTTTGGAACAAATGTTTCGTGCTTTTGAGGCTGGACCAGCGAACAGCGCGATGTGGTACTTGTGCAGCTCGTTTGGTGCATTTGCCAGATCACGTGACCCAAGTGGTGAGACAGCTTGTCCACACCAAACTGTTCAGCTATTCATTAATCAAAAGCAGGTTTGGTCCGTCGGTGACGACACAGGTCGAAGCGACGACTGCTGCTCCTCTGTCCAGCTTGTCTTCTTCCTCGGGGTCGAGACTGAGCGACCAAGATCCAAGCGACGTCTGCTGCTCTTCTCTacacctcctcttcttcctccggatCGAGAGCTTGGATAGGGCTCCATGGACCTGTTCGTGCCGCCGGAGGGCGATTCAGAAAAGAGGTAATTAAACTGCAACTTAATCTCCCTCTAGGCGAATGTTTCATTAGATCCGCTTGTTTATTGGATGTAGTTGCTGCAGATTGCTAAGATTACTTGGTCCCATTTTTTGCACGCAGGATTAGCCATGGGCAGATGGAGGGTGCTGCTGTTGCGCACCCTATAGAGTCCCAGGCATCTATCAGCGTCGCCCAGGGCGACATCCGCCGTGCCGGAGACCTCTGCAGCGGCGGCGGAAATGCTGGATCTGTCGGCGAGGGCCCGCTTTTGCAAGTGTGCTCAGAGGCTACCAGCAGATGGACACACAGGTATTAGTAATCTTCTTGGCTACTTGGATGTCAGGCTCGCCACCTGTATGATATGTAGGAATTTACTGTCGATTTGTCTAGTTCCTAAATTTTAGCCACGGTGTTCGGTCTCGAAGTGTACAAAGTTTTTGTATACTGATGAAAATGTTTATATTAGCATCATGGTTGTAGTCAGGCAAAGGACATTTGTTTTGGTGTGTTCAACTTATGTAGTTGAAACGGACATAATAAATGGGAGTGGGTTGGATAATGGACTAATCCGTTTTACTCTGGCTCTTTTCGTTGTGGCAATATCGGATAGTGGTCATTGAAATTAATTAGCAATTTTGTTGTATTTGGAGCACCAGGGGACAAATTTTCACTCTGTTATGGAAATGTCACATACGGTAGTTGAAGCTGATTTGATTTTCCAACTACGTGCCCATAACTAAACTTATAATTGTACCATGACAGAGTAAGGATCAGGAAAGCCCCTGCGGAGCGAGAGCTAAATCCTAACCGGAAAAGTGCTCTTGAACTATCGATGAGGGCGTTCATAAGTAAACGAGATGGCAATGTAGTCAACCCAGCAGTCGGAACTTCATTTGATTCACTAGATGAGGCGTATCAATTCTACAATTTGTATTCGTGGGAGGTTGGATTTGGCATAAGGTATTCGAAAAGCAGGCTAAATGTGGAGAGGGTGAAGTGCATGCAGGAGATTGTATGTGGATGCGCGGTGTGTTTCTTAATATTTCTGCCAGTGCGCAAAAAACATGAGTACTATGCGATCGAAACATGATTGGTACTGACAAATTGATTCCATGTCCATTGGCAGGGTAAACCGAAGAGGGAGAATACAAGATCAACTAGGTGCGGCTGTGCTGCCAGGATTAGGCTACTGAGGTCGGATGACAATGGATGGTATATTTCAGAGCACATGCCTCTTCACAACCACTCTCTCTCAAGTACTTGTGGCGAGAAAATGCACTGGCCTTCACACAGGCTCATTGATCGCTACACTAAAGATCTTGTTACGCAGCTGAGAGAAAACAATGTTAGCCTTGGAAAGGTTTTTAGCATAGTTGGTAGTTTTTTTGGATCAGTTGACAATGTGCCATTTACAAAAAGGTCATTGAAGACGCTGTGCTGCAAGCTAAACAAAGAACAGTCTGATTCAGATGCCCGGAAGACACTGGACATACTTGCAGAGATGAAGGCAAACGATCCAGAATTCAATTATACTGTCCAAGTTGATGATGAGAGCAGAATAAAAACACTTATGTGGGTTAACGGGCGCAGTGTAGAATAGTACAGGTGTTTCGGAGATGTTGTGACATTCGATACAACATACAGGACAAATCTATATGACATGCCATTTGCACTGTTCAACAATCACTTCCAGAGCATTATTTTTGGAGGTGTCATGTTGCGGGATGAAAAGGAGGATACATTCAAGTGGGTTTTCCGTGAATTCATCAGGATGGTTGGCGGCAAACACCCGCAAACAATTTTAACCGGTACACCTATATTGGATAacaattctgattttttttaatgtTAGAATGATGATCATGCTGTAAGATTCTGACATGATGACATTATGCATTCATTTGCAGATCAGGCGCGATCAATGGAATTGGCTATAGAAGCAGAAATGCCTAACACAACTCACAGGTGGTGTAAATGGCATGTGCTGAAGAAAGCAAAGGAATCAATGGGGGCTTTGTGGAGCAAGAAGTATGATTTCAAGAGTGAATTCCACAAGCTGGTGCATCACATGGTCACAGAACAAGAGTTCGAAGATGGCTGGTCTGCAATGCTTGACAAATATTCACTTAGAAAGCATCCATATCTGACTCAAATATATGAGGTGCGGCATAAATGGGCAAAGCCGTATTTCAGAGGTGTTTTTTGCGCGAAAATGACCAGCACTCAACGTAGTGA
This window of the Triticum aestivum cultivar Chinese Spring chromosome 5D, IWGSC CS RefSeq v2.1, whole genome shotgun sequence genome carries:
- the LOC123123369 gene encoding protein FAR1-RELATED SEQUENCE 5-like isoform X1 gives rise to the protein MDLFVPPEGDSEKRISHGQMEGAAVAHPIESQASISVAQGDIRRAGDLCSGGGNAGSVGEGPLLQVCSEATSRWTHRVRIRKAPAERELNPNRKSALELSMRAFISKRDGNVVNPAVGTSFDSLDEAYQFYNLYSWEVGFGIRYSKSRLNVERVKCMQEIVCGCAGKPKRENTRSTRCGCAARIRLLRSDDNGWYISEHMPLHNHSLSSTCGEKMHWPSHRLIDRYTKDLVTQLRENNVSLGKVFSIVGSFFGSVDNVPFTKRSLKTLCCKLNKEQSDSDARKTLDILAEMKANDPEFNYTVQVDDESRIKTLMWVNGRSVE